ACACGACCTTGTCGCCGGGCTTGAACTCGCCCTTTTTCGTGACCACCCACCACCCGAGCACGCGAATTTTCTCGATCGCGTCGGCGTTGGGGATCGGCTCCGCGGCGTTCACCGTCTGAATGCTGGCCAGTTTGCGCATGATGACTCCCGGTTCGGCCGTGGGTTCGTGCCGGAAGGATGGCGACACGGTCGAGTTGGTTCAGGTGGTTCGTACTCGCGCGAACTCGAATCGCTCGCGACCCCGTGCGGATCTCTGTTATTGGCACCCGATTCCGCGCGATTCAAGTATGAGACATGCATGAGGTGTGAATTTCATACTCATGATATCGTCGGGCAAAATGGCCCCCGCACGTTCACCCCGGCCGCTAATCAACCAGCGGGGTTATCGCCTTTTTGTTACTGCTCTGCGCGTCTTATCTTCACTCTTGCACCGTTGCTGATTTAGGTATGGTGTAGCAGTCAAGAAGCTTCAACTAAGGATCGGCTCAACGCTTTCTATTTTCAGGTGTTATCGCGGCAAAGTGGCTTGACCAATTGCGACCAATATCCGAGGCCGGTTCTGGAGTCGCAATCGCTTAAAGTTGCTTGTGTACCAAGTGCTCATTCAAAGCAGTTGGCACTTGAATTGCAGCTTTCTCATAGTCCCATCCATAAAAATCACTGCGGCGAGCTATGGCTGCCAAGAACACCGCACACTCCGACCCTCAGTCTCACGGACCGGGGGCCGATTCACCTGCCGACCGTCTCCGCCACATAATCGACCACACCGCCCATCTGCTGCCCGCTCAGGGACCGATTTCGGTCTTCATTCACCACAACACGCTCCACGCATTCGAGCACATGCCGTTCTCAGAAGCGGTCGAGCACGGGGGCGAGTTGTTCGGGTGCGAGCCGTACATGACTGAGGACCGGTACCGCGACGCGCTCGTGCGCGGGCGCATCCGGTTCGAGGATCTGCGTGCGGTGCTGGCGAGTGACCTCGGTTCGCGGGCGTCGGAACCGTTCCCGCCCTACGGAACGAGGCTGGATCTGCGGTTGGCGCTGCTCCAGTACCCGCTCCAGGAAGTGCGGAGCGAGGCCGAGTTGCAGTGGTTCATCGAAGAAACCGATGCGCTACGCCGGGTGCGGCCCGAAGCGTCGGCCGCGGCGCGGTCCAAGTTGATTGGTGAGACTCGCCGGTGGGCAATGCGTGACCTCCGCGGGAACAACACCGAGCAGCGCCCGGCGTGGCTGGTTCGCGTGCTGGAGGAACACGGCAGCGACGGCGTGGACATGCTGCCCGAAGAGGTCTGGGAAGCATGCGCGTTGGAATCGCTGTGGCACAGTTGCCTCGAAGGGGTGCGGAACGTGCCGCAAACGGCGTTCGCGCCGCCGGTACCGATCCGCCACCGCGACTTGCTGTTGACGGTCGCCGGTGTGGATATCGACATCCCGGTCAACGAACTCCTGACCCGATTCTGCGCCGCGTTCCTCGATCAAGGCGTCGCACACTGGCAGCTCCCGAACCGCGACGAAGGGTTCTTCCGCACGTTCGGGACGCTGTACCGCCAGTCGTCGGCGGTGCCCAACCGGTGGCTCCGCGGGCTGGACACGGAACTGGCCCGGCTATTGGATGGGAACATATCCCCGCTCGAATCCGCGTGTGCGTCGCTGACCACACTCGGTGTCCCGGAAGCCGAGTGGAATGCGTACATCGCTTCAACGCTGCTCTCGCTCCGCGGTTGGGGCGGGATGATCCACCAGACCGAGGAGCGCCGCGACCGGCTTCCGACCCCGCCGAAGGCAGGGAGCCTGCACGAATTCGTCGCGGTGCGGCTGCTCCTGGAACGCCTCGCCATTGAGAACGCGGCGCGCGAAACGCTCGACTACACGGGGCCGCTCGAGGAACTGCGTGCGCACCTGCGATCGCGGCTCAAACCGTGGGCGCCGCCGAGCCTGCAAATGCGCGCGTTCCCGATCTTCCAACTCGCTCAAGTGCTCGGCTGGTCCCCGGACGAACTGGCCGCGTGGCTGACCCCGGCCGCGTGGGAAACGCTCGTGCGCGAGATCGAGGGCTTTTCGGACATCCCGCGCCGGCGCGTGTTCCACCTCGCGTATGAGGCCCGATTTCGCGCGCAAGTTCTGGACGCATTAGCACTGCACGCATCACGGAAGCCGACCGCACCGCGGTTTCAGGTCGTGACGTGTCTGGACGAGCGCGAAGAATCGTTCCGCCGGCACCTGGAAGAAGTCGCTCCGGACAGTGAGACGTTCGGCGCCGCCGGGTTCTTCGCGCTCCCGATGTACTACAGGGGGGCGACCGACGCACACTTCATCCCGCTCTGTCCCATCGTGATTACGCCAAAGCACTGGGTCGCAGAGCGCCCCGACGAGAGCCTGGAACAAGCGCACGATCGGGTGCGCCGAACACACCGGGTGCTCGGGCGGGCCGCTCACCAGGCGCACCTCGGCAGCCGGTCGCTGGCGCTCGGTACGGTGCTCGCGGGCGCCCTCGGGTTTTTTGCCTCGATCCCGCTCGTGGCTCGAACGCTGTTCCCCCGATTGACGGCCCGGGCGCGCAACCGGTTCGGCCGGATCGTGTCCCCCACGTCCCGGACCCGGCTCGTGCTGGAGCGCGAGATGGGGTGTACGCCCGGACCGACGAACGGGAGCCTCGGGTTCACGCTCGACGAACTGGTAGCGAGTGCCGAGCGACTGCTCGGCGACTTGGGTCTGACGAAGAATTTCGCCCGCCTCGTGTTCACGATCGGGCACGGTTCGTCCAGTTTGAACAACCCGCACAAGTCCGCCTACGACTGCGGCGCGTGCGGCGGGTCGCCGGGCGCGCCAAACGGGCGCGGGGCGGCTCAGGTGCTCAACGACCCGCGGGTGCGCCGGCGGCTCGAACAGAACGGGATCGCCATTCCGGACTCGACGTGGTTCGTCGGCGGGTTCCACAACACGTGCAACGATTCGGTCACGCTGTTCGACCTGGACCGCGTGCCGGACACGCACCGGGCGGAGTTCAACCGGGCGTGCTCCGAGATCGAACAGGCACTCGACCGCAACGCACACGAGCGCTGCCGCCGGTTCATGTCTGCGCCCCTGGATCTGACCCCGGCCGAAGCCCGGCGCCACGTCGAGGAGCGGAGCGAGGATCTGGCCCAAACGCGACCGGAATTGGGGCACGCGACCAACGCCATCACGCACGTGGGGCGCCGGGAGCGCACGCGGGGGCTGTTCCTCGATCGGCGCGCGTTCCTGACGGCATACGACCCGACCCAGGACGATGAGAACGGTACCATCCTGGCCCGTACAATGGCCGCGATTTTCCCGGTGTGTGGCGGGATCAACCTCGAATACTACTTCTCGCACACCGATTCGCCTGGGTACGGGTGCGGTACCAAACTCCCGCACAACATCACGGCGCTATTGGGCGTGATGGACGGTGCAGCGAGCGATCTGCGTACCGGGCTACCGTGGCAGATGGTCGAGATCCATGAACCGGTGCGCCTGCTGATCGTGTGCGAAACCACACCCGAGATCATGCACAAGGTGCTCAACGGCAACCCGCTCGGGAAGACGATGACCCAGAACGGTTGGGTTCAGCTCGCCGTGCAATCGCCGAACTCGAACGACATCATGCTCTACGAGAACGGGGACTTCCGCCCCTACCGGCCACTCGAAGCGCGGCTACCGACCGCTGCGTCGTCCGCGGACTGGTACCGTCACTGCCGAAATCACCTGGAGTTCGCGGAAATCGGGGTCATGTGATCGGAATGAAATCAAGGATGCGAGGGAGTCAGCGCTGACTGGCCCTCGCAGTTTAAATGCGCTCCAGTTTACCGAACTTACCTACGGCTTCGCCGAACACATCTCTGCCTCAAGTGCGCGGTTCAACACTTCCAAAATCACACAAAGTTGCATCGGCCGAGCGCAACGCTTGAGGCGCGCACCGTTCTACTCGCGGAAGGGTTGGCATGAAGCCGACCCCGAACGGGGAAGAGCCATGATTCGCAAATTGATTCTGTCCGCTGTGATGGCCACCGCAACTGTCGCCGGCGTGACCTCAATGCCGGCCACTGCCGAAGCAAACCCGCCCGCCCTGTTCCCGCGCCGGTTCGAGGTAATGGTTTACCGCGGGCCGCAAGGTTGGCAGAGCCACGGCACGTACAAACTCCACGCTCAAGCGGAGCTGGTCGCCATCCGACTGCGTCACGCGGGAAATCGTGTCGAGATTCGGGAATTTTTCAGCGAGAAATGATGCGGGCTCGCCGTAGTGGTAGTGGAACAAGCTAATCGCGAGACTTGGCGCAAAAAAAGGACCGGCCGCAAATCGTCGAGGCGTCGCCCATTCACCTCGTTGACCGCGGCCGGTCTGATGGAAAGATACAAAAGTAGTCCCCTTGCGCTAACAGAGAATGGGCCGAAATTTCACGAGAAATTGCTGTTCGTCCGAGATTCGGACAGTCCGTTGTCTTTTCTCGTGCGGTGTGAGCAGAAAATACGCACAGAGGTCAAAAGATTCGCGTTCGGAAGTAATCAGGCAAAATCTTAACACGCTGGCGGAACATCTACTATCATCACTACACCTAGCCCAAACCGCTCAGCCCTCCTGACTGCCGGACAGTAGTCAATCTCTGAAACATCACTGAAACAGTTCCGGTTCGCCTTCGGAACGCCGCCCAGGTTGGGTGAGGCCGCCCCGCGCCCTCGCTTCCCCGACCTGGGCGGGTTAATTTTTGCTGGATGCCTTTTTGCTTTGATCCGCGTGCTCTGCGTCATCCGCGGCTCTTTCGCATTCCATGAATAACGCCACCGTCGGGCAAAGCACATTGGCTTCACCCGACGGTAGTGTTGCGTTACGTCCAGTGCTTAGCGTTGGTAGATGGGCAGAATGCCCTTCTCCAGTTGGAGTAAACACAAGTTGATGCTGGTGGTGTATACCGGCCCGATGCCGCCCGCGGTCCAGGCGCCGCTGTTCTTTTCCTGGTTGTCGAGGATTTGTGGGAAGTAGCAGTCCTTGAACCGTGCCCAGGAGAGCCACTTGTCCTTCTCCTTCTGGTCCGGGAACATCTCCCCGTACCGTTCGTCGCCCAGTGAGTACATGGCCTGACCGAAGTAGTACGTCTGGTACTCGTCGTGCGCCTGGCGACCCTTCGCCAAGAAGTTACCTTCGTTGTCCTTGCAATACTTGAGCCAGCGCTTGGGGAGCTCGGTCTTGTACTGGCCCGCGCTGAACCCGCAGCAGATCGCCGCGGCCGTCAGCGGCGGGCGGCCCTGTCCGCGACCCGCGACGCCGCCGGTGTAGTTGTAGATGATGCCGCCGTCGGTGGTGGTGCACGCCTCGAGGTAGTTCACGGCCTTGTCGATGTTCTCCTTGGGAACCGGGATCCCCGCGTTCCGCGCCGCGCGCAGGCCCTGGAGCGCGGTGATGGTCACCGAGCCCTCGTCGAAGTTCCCCCCGTCGGCGGCGCTGACGTAGCCCCACCCGCCGATGTCCATGTCCTTGCCCTCGGCCTTGCGGTGCTTCTTGAGGGTCTGGGCCTTGCAGATGAACTCCACCGCCTTCTTCAGCAGCTTCTCGAGCTTCTCGCGCTGCTCCTTGTCTTCCTCTTCCCCGTACACGCTCGCCAGGAACATCGTCCCGAAACCCTGACCGTACATGTACCGGGTCGATTCGGTGGGGTTGCGGACGTCGCCGAGCATGCCGTTGGCTTGCTGGCGTGCGGGTGCGAGGAACCAGTCCACGGCCTTCTTCACTTGATCGGAGTACTTGCCTTCCTTGAGTGTGCTTCCTTCCATGAGGAACGCCATGCCCGCCAGCGCGGTCATCGTGGTCGGGTATTGGCCACCCTGGGCCTCCCAGTGGCCGTCCTGGGCCTGAGTTTTCTTCAGGTACTCCAACCCTTTCTCGATCGCCTTCTCGATGGCCTTCTTCTGTTCCTTGTCCTTGTCGTCGGCAGCGCAGGCCAGTTGGGGTGCGGGAACGGCGATCACGCCGCCCACCACACACGCCGCCAGGGTCGCGAGCAACCAACTGTGGGGCATGGGAGTTCTCCACGAGGTCTTCACCACCCGTCCGGTCTTGCACGGAATAACGGGTGTAGGAAAGAGACGATTAGTGGGTAAGGAATTAACAGGAGAGGGCAAATCGTGACCACTCGGCCTCACCCAATCTTAACTCAACTTACTGTGGTGCTGCAAACGCAATTCCCAAGGCGATTTGTAACGAGATCGTGACATCCGCGAGGGAAGGTGGGGGGCAGGGGAGGCCAGGGCTGCGATGTGAAGTGGCACTTTCGCG
This region of Gemmata massiliana genomic DNA includes:
- a CDS encoding prenyltransferase/squalene oxidase repeat-containing protein, which translates into the protein MPHSWLLATLAACVVGGVIAVPAPQLACAADDKDKEQKKAIEKAIEKGLEYLKKTQAQDGHWEAQGGQYPTTMTALAGMAFLMEGSTLKEGKYSDQVKKAVDWFLAPARQQANGMLGDVRNPTESTRYMYGQGFGTMFLASVYGEEEDKEQREKLEKLLKKAVEFICKAQTLKKHRKAEGKDMDIGGWGYVSAADGGNFDEGSVTITALQGLRAARNAGIPVPKENIDKAVNYLEACTTTDGGIIYNYTGGVAGRGQGRPPLTAAAICCGFSAGQYKTELPKRWLKYCKDNEGNFLAKGRQAHDEYQTYYFGQAMYSLGDERYGEMFPDQKEKDKWLSWARFKDCYFPQILDNQEKNSGAWTAGGIGPVYTTSINLCLLQLEKGILPIYQR
- a CDS encoding DUF2309 domain-containing protein; this translates as MAAKNTAHSDPQSHGPGADSPADRLRHIIDHTAHLLPAQGPISVFIHHNTLHAFEHMPFSEAVEHGGELFGCEPYMTEDRYRDALVRGRIRFEDLRAVLASDLGSRASEPFPPYGTRLDLRLALLQYPLQEVRSEAELQWFIEETDALRRVRPEASAAARSKLIGETRRWAMRDLRGNNTEQRPAWLVRVLEEHGSDGVDMLPEEVWEACALESLWHSCLEGVRNVPQTAFAPPVPIRHRDLLLTVAGVDIDIPVNELLTRFCAAFLDQGVAHWQLPNRDEGFFRTFGTLYRQSSAVPNRWLRGLDTELARLLDGNISPLESACASLTTLGVPEAEWNAYIASTLLSLRGWGGMIHQTEERRDRLPTPPKAGSLHEFVAVRLLLERLAIENAARETLDYTGPLEELRAHLRSRLKPWAPPSLQMRAFPIFQLAQVLGWSPDELAAWLTPAAWETLVREIEGFSDIPRRRVFHLAYEARFRAQVLDALALHASRKPTAPRFQVVTCLDEREESFRRHLEEVAPDSETFGAAGFFALPMYYRGATDAHFIPLCPIVITPKHWVAERPDESLEQAHDRVRRTHRVLGRAAHQAHLGSRSLALGTVLAGALGFFASIPLVARTLFPRLTARARNRFGRIVSPTSRTRLVLEREMGCTPGPTNGSLGFTLDELVASAERLLGDLGLTKNFARLVFTIGHGSSSLNNPHKSAYDCGACGGSPGAPNGRGAAQVLNDPRVRRRLEQNGIAIPDSTWFVGGFHNTCNDSVTLFDLDRVPDTHRAEFNRACSEIEQALDRNAHERCRRFMSAPLDLTPAEARRHVEERSEDLAQTRPELGHATNAITHVGRRERTRGLFLDRRAFLTAYDPTQDDENGTILARTMAAIFPVCGGINLEYYFSHTDSPGYGCGTKLPHNITALLGVMDGAASDLRTGLPWQMVEIHEPVRLLIVCETTPEIMHKVLNGNPLGKTMTQNGWVQLAVQSPNSNDIMLYENGDFRPYRPLEARLPTAASSADWYRHCRNHLEFAEIGVM